The DNA window TTTTCGGGTAACTACCTGTACACGGCTGCGCAACTGCGGGGTGTGCTTGGCATTCAGAAGGGTGACGTATATAACCCGGAAGACCTTGAAAAACGGCTGAACGGTAACCCCGGTCAGGACCTGAGTTCGCAGTACATGGACGACGGTTATCTGTACTACAACGCGACACCCGTTGAGCGAATGATCGACGGTGATTCGATTGATCTGGAAATTCGTGTCTTTGAAGGCAAGCAGGCGACCATCAACCGGATCGTGCTGAATGGCAACACCAAAACCAGCGACCACGTCGTGATGCGGACGATCCGTACGCTGCCAGGGCAGAAGTTTTCCAAAACGCTGCTCATCCGTACGCAACGCGAACTGTCGACGCTGGGCTATTTCGACCCGGAGAAAATCGGCATTCAGCCTGTGCCGCAGAACGACGGTACCGTCGATATCGAATATACGGTTGAAGAAAAACCATCCGACCAGATTGAACTATCGGGCGGCTGGGGCGGCTACGTCGGCTTCGTTGGTACGCTCGGTTTGACGTTCAATAACTTCTCGGCCCGTAACATCCCTCACCTGAGCGCGTGGAAGCCCCTGCCAGCCGGCGACGGGCAGCGGGTGCAGGTTCGTTTTCAGGCCAACGGCCGGCAGTATCAGGTGTACTCGCTGTCGTTTACCGAACCCTGGCTCGGTGGCCGCAAGCCCAACGCCCTGTCGGTTAGTGCCAGCCACACGGTATACCGCTCGTACTATGACCCGCTCAACCCGGCCAGTCTGTACCAGAGTCTGGCGGGCCGCACTCCAACGGGTTCGTACTCGAACACGGCTTTCACCGTTGGTCTGGGTCGTCAGTTGAAAGTACCCGATGACTTTTTCTCGCTGACGCACTCGCTGTCGTATCAGCGGTACGATCTGAACAACCTCGACCTGTTCTACATCGGCTACAAGAACGGTATCTCGAACAACTTCACCTTCAATACGACCATTGCCCGGAACAGCATCGACAACCCGCAGTTTCCCCGGTCGGGTTCGTCGTTCTCGCTGAGCGGTTCGTTTACGCCCCCCTACTCGGCCTTCAAAACCGAAAAGGAAAACGTAAGCATCGAAAACCGGTTCAAGTTTGTCGAGTACCACAAATGGATGTTCGACGCGAGCTGGTTCCAGACTGTTGTTGGTAAGCTGGTGCTGAACGCACGGGCGCACATGGGCTTTCTGGGCAGCTACAACAAGCGCACCGAGATCGGCCCCTTCGAGCGATTCGTACTGGGTGGTTCGGGTCTGGCGGGTCAGGGTCAGTTTGCCCTGGCGCAGGACATCATTGGTCTGCGCGGTTACGACGACCGGAGCGTCTACACGGCAGACTACAACCAGGTTGCGTCAGCGGCTGCCCGCAGTCAGGGCGGGGTTGTGTACAACAAATTCGTAGCCGAGCTGCGCTACCCGGTATCGCTGAACCCGTCGGCCACAATCTTCGCGCTGACGTTCCTTGAAGCGGGTAACAACTGGGCGAGCTACAAGCAGTACAACCCGTTTGATCTGAAACGGTCGATTGGTTTTGGTGCGCGGATTTTCATGCCAGCCTTCGGTCTGATCGGTATCGACTACGGCTACGGTTTCGACACTATTCCGGGCATCAAAGAGAAACCATCGGGCCAGTTCCACTTCACGATTGGTCAACAGATCCGATAAGATTTAGCTCGCGTCAGCGTTTTATAAACGACGAACCGGCCCGATGATTGGCCCGGTATTGGCAGGGGAATCTAACTGACAGTCAATTCGTTTGTCTTGAAAAGTTGACGCAGGGTCATGAGAAAGGGGATAATTTTTGTACTTTTGTGCGCCTTTTGGCCAACTGTTCAGGCTTCGGCTCAGAAGTTTGGCTACGTCGACACGGAGTTCGTTTACAGCAAGATGCCTGAGTATCAGAAGGCCCTTGGCGAAATCGACAAGTTTACCGACAAGTGGGCCAAAGACATACAGGACAAGTACGCCGACATTAAAAAGATGCAGCGGGCCTACCAGGCAGAAGAGATTCTGCTGACCGATGAGATGAAGCGTGACCGGCAGCGGTTACTGAGCGAGAAAGAACGGGAAGCCCGCGATTACAATAACAAGGTGTTTGGCTACGAGGGTATGCTCTACCAGAAAAAAAAGGAGCTGATGCGGACGCCGATGGACATGGTGATTCGGGCCATTGAAAAAGTATCC is part of the Spirosoma rhododendri genome and encodes:
- a CDS encoding OmpH family outer membrane protein yields the protein MRKGIIFVLLCAFWPTVQASAQKFGYVDTEFVYSKMPEYQKALGEIDKFTDKWAKDIQDKYADIKKMQRAYQAEEILLTDEMKRDRQRLLSEKEREARDYNNKVFGYEGMLYQKKKELMRTPMDMVIRAIEKVSVQKKLDFMFDKASDFVMLYTNPRHDYTEYVMEELGLDVNAKSGKPNTVAGAVTNPAGTSTDNKPTTKQ
- the bamA gene encoding outer membrane protein assembly factor BamA, which produces MKHRITYMLALVCLLTALAPVLGQVRVGVGRPATETPFSSDELTNYASPKEYEITGLSVTGTRYLDPNSLVSLAGLKVGDKTRIPGEAVGSSVRKLMDSGLLDNVELFATHTGEGKVALMFKVQERPRLYRVSFMGIKKGEQDQLKDKTKLNLGKIVSNTIVKNTQMAVRKYFVDKGYLNTKVKITTIPDSARNNATMRVLVDKGQKVKIAKINFEGMDEADESAVRMKMKSTKEKRFGRLFTPSKFVPKKYEEDKQKLIAYYNKLGYRDASIESDTLIHNPDNTVSLNITLNEGKKYYYRNIDFSGNYLYTAAQLRGVLGIQKGDVYNPEDLEKRLNGNPGQDLSSQYMDDGYLYYNATPVERMIDGDSIDLEIRVFEGKQATINRIVLNGNTKTSDHVVMRTIRTLPGQKFSKTLLIRTQRELSTLGYFDPEKIGIQPVPQNDGTVDIEYTVEEKPSDQIELSGGWGGYVGFVGTLGLTFNNFSARNIPHLSAWKPLPAGDGQRVQVRFQANGRQYQVYSLSFTEPWLGGRKPNALSVSASHTVYRSYYDPLNPASLYQSLAGRTPTGSYSNTAFTVGLGRQLKVPDDFFSLTHSLSYQRYDLNNLDLFYIGYKNGISNNFTFNTTIARNSIDNPQFPRSGSSFSLSGSFTPPYSAFKTEKENVSIENRFKFVEYHKWMFDASWFQTVVGKLVLNARAHMGFLGSYNKRTEIGPFERFVLGGSGLAGQGQFALAQDIIGLRGYDDRSVYTADYNQVASAAARSQGGVVYNKFVAELRYPVSLNPSATIFALTFLEAGNNWASYKQYNPFDLKRSIGFGARIFMPAFGLIGIDYGYGFDTIPGIKEKPSGQFHFTIGQQIR